The following are encoded together in the Brassica napus cultivar Da-Ae chromosome A9, Da-Ae, whole genome shotgun sequence genome:
- the BNAA09G09190D gene encoding uncharacterized protein BNAA09G09190D isoform X2, protein MDSGDSPRMDTRVSGTAVVQKDMRECINDIEKAGLDWVQARAVARDRMFKAKSKKIGQLLNDSRDSLIRSLHETVEADRKKKDVDIEMKTALLNPAGSARQS, encoded by the exons ATGGattctggtgattctcctcgGATGGATACG AGGGTATCTGGTACTGCAGTTGTTCAGAAAGACATGAGGGAATGCATTAATGATATCGAGAAGGCTGGCTTGGACTGGGTACAAGCCAGGGCCGTTGCTAGAGATCGGATGTTTAAGGCCAAGAGCAAGAAGATCGGCCAGTTGTTGAATGACTCGCGAGACTCTTTGATCCGTTCGTTACATGAAACGGTGGAAGCTGACAGAAAGAAAAAG GATGTTGATATTGAAATGAAAACAGCTCTTCTAAATCCAGCCGGCTCGGCAAGACAGTCATGA
- the BNAA09G09190D gene encoding uncharacterized protein BNAA09G09190D isoform X1 has product MDSGDSPRMDTLQRVSGTAVVQKDMRECINDIEKAGLDWVQARAVARDRMFKAKSKKIGQLLNDSRDSLIRSLHETVEADRKKKDVDIEMKTALLNPAGSARQS; this is encoded by the exons ATGGattctggtgattctcctcgGATGGATACG ttGCAGAGGGTATCTGGTACTGCAGTTGTTCAGAAAGACATGAGGGAATGCATTAATGATATCGAGAAGGCTGGCTTGGACTGGGTACAAGCCAGGGCCGTTGCTAGAGATCGGATGTTTAAGGCCAAGAGCAAGAAGATCGGCCAGTTGTTGAATGACTCGCGAGACTCTTTGATCCGTTCGTTACATGAAACGGTGGAAGCTGACAGAAAGAAAAAG GATGTTGATATTGAAATGAAAACAGCTCTTCTAAATCCAGCCGGCTCGGCAAGACAGTCATGA